The Peptacetobacter hiranonis DNA window TTCAAATTTACCATCCACAAGAACATCTATATTATTAAGAAGTCTTATATTACTAAAGTAATTTTTATTCTTCTTATCTATAAGCTGCTCAAATGTAAATCCAGTAAAAGACCATACATTCATACCCATTTCTTTAACAGCTGATGCAATTTCTCCAACTGCTTCTGGTTGTAAAAATGGTTCTCCTCCAGATAAAGTAACTCCACTCTGAAGCTTTTTAGACTTAATTTTATCTATAATCTCACTTGTATCTACAACCTTTCCGCCCATTGTGCTATGAGTCTGAGGGTTATGGCATCCTATACAATTATGCTTACATCCTTGTGTCCACACCACCGCTCTCAAACCAGGACCATCGACTATACTATCAAAAGTAACATCTGAAGCTATCCTTATATCCATATAAATTACACTTCCTTTTTTAATCCCTAAACATATAAAAAATTACATATGCTTAACTCTATCTCTAACCTCTGCTCTCTTAGCATTATTGAATCTATCAACAGTACCAACAAGATATCCAGTTATTCTTCTAATTCTCTCAAATTTTATATCGCTATCCTTTTCATTACGTCCACATGCTGGGCATATATCTCCGTTTATTATTCCAGAATATCCACAAACTGGGTCCCTATCAACAGGATGATTTATACTTCCATATCCTATTCCAGCATCCTTCATCGCTCTAACAACTGACTCAAATGCATCTAAATTATTAGTAGGATCCCCATCTAACTCAACATAAGTAATATGGCCCCCATTTGTATACTCATGATAAGGAGCTTCTATATTTATCTTTTCATATGCGCTTATATTATAATACACAGGCACATGGAATGAATTTGTATAATATTCCTTATCTGTAACACCTTTTATTTCTCCGTATTTTTTCTTATCTATCTCAGTAAATCTACCTGATAAACCTTCTGCAGGAGTACCTATTAAAGAGAAATTAAGACCGTATTTTTCTGTAGCCTCATCCATTCTATCCTTCATATGAGAAACAATAGCTAAACCAAGCTTCTGGGCATCCTCACTTTCTCCATGATGCTTACCTATAAGTGCTATTAAACACTCGGCTAAACCTATAAAACCAACTGTTAAAGTACCCTGTTTAATAACATCTTCTAGCTCATCTTCTGGTCCAAGCTCATCAGAACCCATCCAAACCCCCTGTCCCATAAGGAATGGGAAGTTTTTCATTTTCTTCTTACCTTGTATTTCCATTCTTTCTAATAACTGATCTATAACTAAATCTATCTTTTCATCAAGATCCTTAAAGAATCCATCTATATCAGGATTTGAACCATCTACACATCCATGAATTATCCCTAATCTTGGTAGATTTATAGTTGTAAATGATAAGTTACCTCTACCACTAACAGTTTCTGGACCACAAACATTTCCTATAACTCTAGTTCTGCATCCCATGTAAGTAGCTTCTGTTTCAGGATTTCCTGGAACATAATACTTAGCATTAAATGGTGCATCTAAGAAACTAAAGTTAGGGAATAATCTCTTAGCAGATACCCTACAAGATAATTTGAATAAATCGTAGTTAGGATCTCCTGGATTTAAATTTACCCCTTCCTTAACTTTAAATATAAGTATTGGGAATATTGGTGTTTCACCATTTCCAAGACCTTTTTCCTGAGAAAGAAGAAGGTTCTTACTTACCATTCTACCTTCTGAAGAAGTATCTGTACCAAAGTTTATACTAGAGAATGGTACCTGTGCACCAGCTCTAGAATGCATTGTATTTAAGTTATGTATAAATGCTTCCATTGACTGATAAGTCTTTCTATCTGTTTCTTTATACGCTTCTCTATAAGCAAACTTTTCTATTTTTTCTGCTTCAACTACTGTAATAGAGAATTTAGCTGCTAATTTTTCTATCACTCTAGTTGTAAACTCTTCACTTTTATTTATATCAAGGCTTGCTTTTACATTAGTTTCTTTTTCTACATTGTAAACTATCTCTTTTACACTTTCATTTGTAGCTTCATCATCTAATTCATCTAAAAGAACAAGTCCTTTAGTTAAGTTAGATATGTATAACTTTCTAAATGTTTTATGAACACCTTCAGCTAAACCATAATCAAAGAATGGGATACTCTGTCCACCATGCTGATCGTTCTGGTTGCTCTGGATAGCAATAGCTGCTAATGCTCCGTAGCTCATTATATCGTTTGGCTCTCTTAAGAACCCATGTCCTGTTGAGAATCCACCTTCAAATAATTTTTCAACATCTATCTGGCAACAAGTAAGTGTTCCCATATTTAAAAAGTCCATATCGTGTATATGTATATCACCTGAATCATGAGCCATTGCATGTTCTGGCTTTAACACATTTGTCTTACAGAACTCTTTTGAAACAGCACTACCATACTGCAGCATTGTTCCCATTGCTGTATTCCCATCTATATTTGCATTTTCTCTTTTTATATCAGCATCGCCTGCATCAGAGAACGTTATCTTTTCTATCGCCTTCATTAATCTAGTCTTAGAATTTCTAACTCTAGTTCTTTCCGCTCTATAAAGTATATATTCCTCGCTAGTTTTAGCGTGTCCTGTTTCTATAAGTACTTTTACAACAGCATCCTGTACATCTTCAACACTAGGTACTTCTTCACCAAATCTTCTTTCTAATAAAGCTATAACCTCCTGTGTTAAATCCTCTGCCATTTTAAAATCTGGAGCTTTTCCTTCCTTTTTAGCAACATCTGAAGCCGCTAGAAAGATAGCTCTAGTTATCTTATTTTCATTAAATGGTATCGTTCTGCCGTCTCTTTTCTTTATAAATTCAATCATTATAATTCCCCCTCAAACAACTATATATAGTATGTGATTTTTTTATAACCACTATATATAGTGTTTAAAATCTAAAAAAATTCCCTTTAACAACGTCAAAGGGCATCTCATAATTTATATGTTAAATGTTATCAAATTTATATATTTTCGTCAAACACACTGTAAGCATTGAAATTGCTTGTCCGTTTTTTTGAACTGTAGTGTTTGTAATGTTTATACGAAGGGTAAATTTTTTTGATTTTTTTGTAATTTCTTGTTTAATAAAGTGTTTTTGTGGTTATTATATTTTTTGTTTACTTTATAATATTATATAAATATTTTTATACAGATATCTATTTTTTAATTTTTCTTGAGAACAAAAATTTCAATATATTTTTTAATAAAAAATGCCCTCTATCATTTTGATAAAGAGCAAAATTTATTTTAGTTTCTTTTAATTATATTTTTATACTTCTTTTTTCCGATATAAATACCAATATAATAGTCCAACAAATACCATTCCACCGATTATATTTCCTATCGTAACCGGTACTAAGTTAGAAAACATCGTACCAAAGTTTAATCCAGATAATTGCTCGGCAGTTATTCCATATAGTTCTGTAGCTTTTGCTGCATATAATGGGTTATGAGCTGCAAATATTCCCGCTGGAATATAGTACATATTTGCTACACAGTGCTCGAATCCAGATATTACGAATACAAATATCGGGAAAAATATTGCTATACATTTTCCAGCAACGTCTTTCGCTGTAGCAGCCATAAATATCGCCAAGCACACTAGTACGTTGCATAAAATTCCAGAAACTATCGCCTGAATAGGATCTATTCCAACTTTTCCCAATGCTACCTTTATCGTAAATGCTCCGGCACCACCATCGCTAAAGTTTAGCTGACCACAGTTATTTATCATCCATGCCATTAGTGCTGCTCCAATGAAGTTACTTATGTAGACTATTGTCAGGTTTCTGATCATTCCTTTTAGTTTTGCTTTTTTGTCGTATACTGCCATTGATATTAGGCAGTTTCCTGTGAATAGTTCTCCACCTAGTAGTACGATTAGCATTAGACCTATTGGGAATACTGCTCCAGCTACTGTTCTTGCTAGTCCCACGTTTGATATTCCATGCATTGCAAGGCTACTTGCTTCTGCACCGATTCCTATGAAAAATCCCGCTGCTATTCCAAGTAGGATTAGTTTTTTTGTTGTTAGGTTTGTTTTTTTGATTCCGTTTTGGATGTTTTGTTCTATTACTTCTGTTATGGTCTGAAAGCCCATTATTTCAACTCCTTGTTTTTCGTTTGTTTATTTTTATGTTAGAAGGAGTTTTTATTTTTGTCAATATGGTTTACTTTATATTTATCTAATTATCATTAAATACATCAAATGTTATTAATACGCTCTTTTAGCTAATTCACATAACAAGCAGGCAGTTATATTTAAATACATCAAATATTATTAATACGCACAAAGTTAATGTATCAAT harbors:
- a CDS encoding anaerobic ribonucleoside triphosphate reductase, yielding MIEFIKKRDGRTIPFNENKITRAIFLAASDVAKKEGKAPDFKMAEDLTQEVIALLERRFGEEVPSVEDVQDAVVKVLIETGHAKTSEEYILYRAERTRVRNSKTRLMKAIEKITFSDAGDADIKRENANIDGNTAMGTMLQYGSAVSKEFCKTNVLKPEHAMAHDSGDIHIHDMDFLNMGTLTCCQIDVEKLFEGGFSTGHGFLREPNDIMSYGALAAIAIQSNQNDQHGGQSIPFFDYGLAEGVHKTFRKLYISNLTKGLVLLDELDDEATNESVKEIVYNVEKETNVKASLDINKSEEFTTRVIEKLAAKFSITVVEAEKIEKFAYREAYKETDRKTYQSMEAFIHNLNTMHSRAGAQVPFSSINFGTDTSSEGRMVSKNLLLSQEKGLGNGETPIFPILIFKVKEGVNLNPGDPNYDLFKLSCRVSAKRLFPNFSFLDAPFNAKYYVPGNPETEATYMGCRTRVIGNVCGPETVSGRGNLSFTTINLPRLGIIHGCVDGSNPDIDGFFKDLDEKIDLVIDQLLERMEIQGKKKMKNFPFLMGQGVWMGSDELGPEDELEDVIKQGTLTVGFIGLAECLIALIGKHHGESEDAQKLGLAIVSHMKDRMDEATEKYGLNFSLIGTPAEGLSGRFTEIDKKKYGEIKGVTDKEYYTNSFHVPVYYNISAYEKINIEAPYHEYTNGGHITYVELDGDPTNNLDAFESVVRAMKDAGIGYGSINHPVDRDPVCGYSGIINGDICPACGRNEKDSDIKFERIRRITGYLVGTVDRFNNAKRAEVRDRVKHM
- a CDS encoding formate/nitrite transporter family protein; the protein is MGFQTITEVIEQNIQNGIKKTNLTTKKLILLGIAAGFFIGIGAEASSLAMHGISNVGLARTVAGAVFPIGLMLIVLLGGELFTGNCLISMAVYDKKAKLKGMIRNLTIVYISNFIGAALMAWMINNCGQLNFSDGGAGAFTIKVALGKVGIDPIQAIVSGILCNVLVCLAIFMAATAKDVAGKCIAIFFPIFVFVISGFEHCVANMYYIPAGIFAAHNPLYAAKATELYGITAEQLSGLNFGTMFSNLVPVTIGNIIGGMVFVGLLYWYLYRKKEV
- the nrdG gene encoding anaerobic ribonucleoside-triphosphate reductase activating protein — translated: MDIRIASDVTFDSIVDGPGLRAVVWTQGCKHNCIGCHNPQTHSTMGGKVVDTSEIIDKIKSKKLQSGVTLSGGEPFLQPEAVGEIASAVKEMGMNVWSFTGFTFEQLIDKKNKNYFSNIRLLNNIDVLVDGKFEFDKKDISLKFRGSSNQRIIDVKKSLKLGRVVIREKYTENYIDNFLPMAK